The following are encoded together in the Kribbella voronezhensis genome:
- a CDS encoding DUF47 domain-containing protein: protein MPLRLRPNDPTFYDLFTESANHLVDGSRILAELLGSTAGSGLSASHQIAAQMKDAEHAADETTHSIIRRVNSTFVTPFDREDIYRLASDLDDVMDYMEEAVDAVHLFNLSELPAEVAEQIEVLQRMGALTAETMPRLRTMKDLAEYWIEVNRLENTGDAVHRRIIAKLFSGEYDALTVMKYKTVVDLLEAAIDAFEHVANTVEQIAVKES, encoded by the coding sequence GTGCCGTTACGTCTGCGTCCGAACGACCCGACGTTCTACGACCTTTTCACCGAGTCCGCCAACCACCTGGTGGACGGATCCCGCATCCTTGCCGAACTGCTCGGCAGTACGGCGGGATCCGGCCTGTCCGCGAGCCACCAGATCGCTGCCCAGATGAAGGACGCCGAGCACGCCGCGGACGAGACCACACACTCGATCATCCGCCGCGTCAACTCGACCTTCGTCACGCCGTTCGACCGCGAGGACATCTACCGGCTGGCCTCCGACCTCGACGACGTGATGGATTACATGGAGGAGGCGGTCGACGCCGTCCACCTCTTCAACCTCAGTGAACTGCCGGCCGAGGTCGCCGAGCAGATCGAGGTGCTGCAGCGAATGGGCGCGCTGACCGCCGAGACGATGCCGCGGCTGCGGACGATGAAGGACCTCGCGGAGTACTGGATCGAGGTCAACCGGCTGGAGAACACCGGTGACGCGGTGCACCGCCGGATCATCGCCAAGCTGTTCAGCGGCGAGTACGACGCGCTCACGGTGATGAAGTACAAGACCGTGGTCGACCTGCTGGAGGCCGCGATCGACGCCTTCGAGCACGTCGCCAACACGGTCGAACAGATCGCCGTCAAGGAGAGCTGA
- a CDS encoding inorganic phosphate transporter: MEFALVVAVIVIALAFDYTNGFHDAANAIATSVSTRALTPRVALAMAAVFNFAGAFLGTEVAETIGKGVITLPSGRHGLVVVIAALIGAISWNLITWYFGLPSSSSHALIGGLVGAGLASTSVVLWAGIVDKVVIPMVLSPAIGFLGAFLLMLAILWIFRRSNPGRTTRGFRLAQSVSAAAMSLGHGLQDAQKTMGVMFLALLTTGHVSKEDGIPIWVKFAAATAISLGTYSGGWRIMRTLGRRIIHLDPARGFASEAVAATVLYVMAIGLHAPVSTTHTITSAVMGAGATKRLSAVRWGVAKGIVAAWVLTIPAAGLVAAGVYGLAHLILE; the protein is encoded by the coding sequence GTGGAGTTCGCGCTCGTCGTCGCCGTCATCGTCATCGCGCTGGCGTTCGACTACACGAACGGTTTCCACGACGCCGCCAACGCGATCGCGACCTCGGTCTCGACCCGCGCGCTGACGCCGCGGGTCGCGCTGGCGATGGCGGCGGTCTTCAACTTCGCCGGCGCCTTCCTGGGCACCGAGGTGGCCGAGACGATCGGCAAGGGCGTCATCACCTTGCCGTCGGGCCGGCACGGGCTGGTGGTCGTCATCGCCGCACTGATCGGCGCCATCAGCTGGAACCTGATCACCTGGTACTTCGGTCTGCCGTCCTCCTCCTCGCACGCCCTCATCGGCGGCCTGGTCGGCGCCGGGCTCGCCTCGACCAGCGTCGTGCTGTGGGCCGGCATCGTGGACAAGGTCGTCATCCCGATGGTCCTGTCACCCGCGATCGGGTTCCTCGGCGCGTTCCTGCTGATGCTGGCGATCCTGTGGATCTTCCGGCGCAGCAACCCCGGCCGGACGACCCGCGGCTTCCGGCTGGCCCAGTCGGTGTCGGCCGCGGCGATGTCGCTCGGACACGGTCTGCAGGACGCGCAGAAGACGATGGGCGTGATGTTCCTCGCGCTGCTGACCACCGGTCACGTGAGCAAGGAGGACGGGATCCCGATCTGGGTGAAGTTCGCCGCCGCCACCGCGATCTCGCTCGGCACCTACTCGGGCGGCTGGCGGATCATGCGCACGCTCGGCCGGCGCATCATCCACCTGGATCCGGCGCGCGGGTTCGCGTCCGAGGCGGTCGCCGCGACCGTGCTGTACGTGATGGCGATCGGGCTGCACGCGCCCGTCTCCACCACCCACACCATCACCTCCGCTGTGATGGGCGCCGGCGCCACCAAGCGGCTGTCCGCGGTCCGCTGGGGTGTCGCGAAGGGCATCGTCGCCGCGTGGGTCCTGACCATCCCGGCGGCCGGCCTGGTCGCGGCCGGCGTCTACGGACTGGCGCACCTGATCCTGGAGTAG
- a CDS encoding DUF202 domain-containing protein, which yields MTQPPGLQPERTLLAWKRTSLGLVANGILLLASGIGTSDVRLGLGIVVTVLALSCWATVSAVYRHLRHEPGGLGSDRVLRVAAGLVLLVGLFDLYAVITR from the coding sequence ATGACCCAGCCGCCCGGGCTGCAGCCCGAACGCACCCTGCTCGCCTGGAAACGAACGTCACTCGGCCTGGTCGCGAACGGCATCCTGCTGCTGGCCTCCGGTATCGGTACGTCGGACGTACGCCTCGGGCTCGGCATCGTCGTCACTGTGCTGGCCCTGTCCTGCTGGGCCACTGTCAGTGCCGTCTACCGCCATCTGCGTCACGAACCAGGCGGCCTGGGCTCAGATCGCGTACTGCGGGTCGCGGCCGGCCTGGTGCTGTTGGTGGGCCTGTTCGACCTCTACGCGGTGATCACTCGCTGA